One segment of Neobacillus endophyticus DNA contains the following:
- a CDS encoding GH36-type glycosyl hydrolase domain-containing protein has protein sequence MILNNEELRAKAHEFALTCELSLTNQLAKQFWPGFKRDMLHLHEFAEQLQTNHAECKQPAEDWLLDHINFIETQAQIVFREFPRAQMQRLPKLKATGIPRIYALCDDYLEHRDGHFDVQSFETYIMSFQEVAVLKDIECWTLPNAMRVIIIRRLAKVMSDVRKRHEVCRSVTTLIEQIGSKNMSDSKIRALLEQKTRQKPLDPIEIVQFIQHLSEWEPNIRIVHDWLAAYIGNSESSLDEMISFEHQLQAELQITCGSLVQSLHSIERLPWRRTFVKISYIEKCLQTDPNNEYMRMDMASRDLLRGRVAKLARQLNVPETLVAGTAVKMASYRRAADDQTKLVSRESCLYYYLLDPHGITALRSELCQAAQPRKLPHLALRRKPSIVYFLSFFLLLIGLLLLGGTWITFGVEVRPLSWLAIFAALLLPVSEWGFSILHEAICKCCKPTPLLRYDFSKELPEDARTIVVMPVIWSSAEEVDDVVNRLLVHYLANRQKNIHFGILADFSDASSETLPNDEEIITHAIERVNELCKKYGNDKFFLFQRSRLYNSVDQIYMGWERKRGKLVEFVDLLSGKGDTSFTNILGETSILPSIRYVFTIDHDTQLPIGVVSRLAGTIHFPYNRPRLNDTETRVIEGFGVLQPRISASFESTQKSRFAALWAGNPGIDPYAFAVSNAYQDLLGHGIFVGKGIFDVETFRKTLANRIPNQSVLSHDLLEGGFLRTGLASDIEVVESQPSTFVASEQRSHRWVRGDWQLLNWLGMNCKDRYGDRRRVDLCIWTRWQIIDNLRRSLLAPAYLIVAILGLSILPGRSWVWESIMLATIYFPFLRTLASAIMKMRFNRSIGVSCLQCTVQLLTLPFQAVLCLDAILRTLYRMFISRRNLLEWVPSAQTERAASKGRVFMFESAGYIVILLFAVLAWVSGPAINRMTGIAVLLIWMLARFVIQHLNQPQKEDQRQWLNVSHKELKELALQIWSFYDQYVTKEESWLPPDNVQYHPQEIIAHRTSPTNIGLYLACVVSARDLEFIDTTVMLDRIESSLMTLARMEKWNGHLLNWYDTQSAEPLFPKYVSTVDSGNFVAYLMVVRQGLVEWGKKEPEFQSRMEPILEEIDKLVEETNFNSLYNPDEGLFSLGYHIDTNQKDSILYDLLASEARQASFVGIALGQIPASHWFSLGRTMTVSGRHKTLLSWSGTMFEYLMPGLLMRTYRNTIWDSTYRGVVRSQQKYAAECQVPFGISESGYYAFDYQLNYQYRAFGVPGLALDRGLEHNLVAAPYATIMALPYAGEAGIAALKKFTDFQAKGQFGYYEAVDFTSQRLTKGRRYEVVQSYMAHHQGMSMLTLCNLLTDDLLVERFHSNPCVRAADLLLQERLPRKAAMIEEPIGSQAKFTSFEEHFDNLERTFTEPTIVPEVNVLSNGRMTSINTNNGTGMLTWNGMAVSRWREDPVVDTSGMMIYIHEFPSEETWSLSGFSYQSHKDTKTVFRLDKSIYEGGYRDITSKLEITVPPDVDAEIRRVQLVNNSTEERVLEVTTFLELAMASPSAVNAHPAFNKLFIETSHDAASQCLLAKRRPRDEDEHESWAVHTIYVDNHQTDDYEFETDRAQFIGRGFSLKEPNAIFSRLSGHVGSVVDPAFVMRRRIHLAPRETATFYIVTGVAENREKALNIVQQLCEPKQADRSFHLALVRSQIDLRHLHLTPEQASAALLMAGRLLFTPPLSSLRQEAIVQNTLGQSALWSHGISGDVPIAVAVIRYLADLPFVSLLARQHQYLCKLGLEIDLVILDDTVGGYQDQLMNRLRDSLASRGIWEMKRIIGLKSSQLDENVRTLLKAVGRVWLKAGGPSLRAQLRLDEIPVNPARLDYAASHKKIRKQKALTSEPVGEFSNGWGGFVEDGQAYQIYVQNGSYLPRPWSNILANPRFGCLITDFGTGYSWWHNSRECKLTPWTNDPVLDEPGECLYLRDLSNGHVWSATPKPAGDEWTYKVTHGKGFSRFEQLDGEIAHTMETVVPLDDTLKLIQLKLSNKSSVPKQISLTYYAEWVMGVTREAQAPYIVTEWDQDYEVLLARNAFQETFRDAISFLHILAPGNSADQSFSWTGDREEFIGQGGSLAYPRALMENNLSKRTGAFSNTCGALQTEVEIPPENEVTITILLGCAASKDEVVSLIGKYGLPSSFQDTLTSVENYWQNLLGQVQIKTPDRSMDLMMNGWLLYQTLACRLRARTAFYQAGGAFGFRDQLQDSLAFLHADPSITRKQILINAGHQYKEGDVQHWWHEETHKGIRTKFSDDLLWLPYTVSRYLEQTGDVEILDEMVPFLKSEVLKEEELERYEDTVVSDEKGTLLEHCLRGIRHSLKFGEHGIPLMGIGDWNDGMSRIGAKGRGESVWLGWFLLDILKRFTGLREGIVPPEVVEEFSKTAQKLEQNLNHYAWDGSWFRRAFTDSGEWIGTNKHSECRIDAIAQSWAVISEGTSADRESRAMASFDRELVDRNLNLAKLLTKPFNETRPSPGYIQGYPPGIRENGGQYTHGVIWGIVAWAMLDRRDKAFELFSMLNPITHTLTFRDVKIYENEPYVMSADIYTAHPYQGRGGWSWYTGAAGWMYQAGLEYILGVKLQGDQLSIRPCVPSDWNTFSIDYRYGKTIYSIQVYCQQDHEVPVKWIVDGKAAGDEAHLKLVDDGHNHQVEVYLGLQRSSTAG, from the coding sequence ATGATTTTAAACAATGAAGAATTAAGAGCAAAGGCGCATGAGTTTGCCCTGACTTGTGAATTATCTCTCACCAACCAGTTAGCCAAACAATTTTGGCCAGGTTTTAAAAGGGATATGCTCCATCTTCACGAATTTGCGGAACAATTGCAAACCAACCATGCTGAGTGTAAACAACCAGCCGAAGATTGGCTTCTGGATCATATTAATTTCATAGAAACACAGGCACAAATTGTTTTCCGAGAATTCCCGAGAGCGCAGATGCAAAGACTGCCTAAATTGAAAGCTACCGGGATACCAAGAATATATGCTCTTTGCGATGATTATCTAGAGCACAGGGATGGGCACTTCGATGTACAATCATTTGAAACTTACATCATGTCCTTTCAGGAAGTTGCTGTTCTAAAGGATATAGAATGCTGGACGCTGCCTAATGCCATGCGTGTGATTATTATTCGCCGCTTGGCTAAAGTGATGAGCGATGTTAGAAAACGTCACGAGGTATGCCGTTCGGTTACGACATTAATAGAGCAAATTGGATCCAAAAATATGTCCGATTCTAAAATACGAGCTTTATTGGAACAAAAAACACGTCAGAAACCATTGGATCCAATTGAAATCGTCCAATTTATTCAACATTTGAGTGAATGGGAGCCAAATATTCGAATCGTTCACGATTGGCTGGCAGCCTATATCGGAAACAGTGAATCCAGCCTTGATGAGATGATTTCGTTTGAGCACCAACTACAGGCGGAGCTCCAAATCACTTGCGGAAGTCTGGTGCAAAGTTTGCACAGTATCGAACGCCTGCCATGGCGCAGGACTTTTGTGAAAATTTCCTATATCGAAAAATGCCTTCAGACTGATCCGAATAACGAGTATATGCGGATGGACATGGCAAGCCGGGATTTGCTTCGCGGCCGTGTCGCAAAATTGGCCCGTCAGTTAAATGTTCCGGAAACATTAGTCGCCGGAACAGCTGTAAAAATGGCCAGTTACCGACGAGCAGCTGATGACCAAACGAAGCTAGTTTCGCGAGAGTCATGTCTTTACTATTACTTGCTTGATCCTCATGGAATAACGGCATTAAGATCAGAGCTATGCCAAGCAGCCCAGCCAAGGAAGCTCCCGCATCTTGCCTTACGGCGGAAGCCATCGATTGTGTATTTTTTGAGCTTTTTCTTGCTGTTGATTGGCTTACTGTTACTGGGCGGCACATGGATCACATTTGGAGTAGAAGTTCGGCCTTTATCATGGCTTGCCATTTTTGCGGCTCTTTTGTTGCCCGTTAGTGAGTGGGGTTTTAGTATTCTCCATGAAGCCATTTGTAAATGTTGCAAACCGACACCTTTATTGAGATATGATTTTTCAAAAGAGCTGCCTGAAGATGCCCGTACGATCGTCGTTATGCCGGTTATTTGGTCAAGCGCGGAAGAGGTAGATGACGTTGTCAATCGACTTTTGGTTCACTACCTTGCAAATCGGCAAAAGAATATCCATTTTGGCATATTGGCTGATTTTAGTGATGCATCTTCTGAAACCCTTCCAAATGATGAAGAAATTATTACACATGCAATAGAACGCGTGAATGAATTATGTAAGAAGTATGGTAATGACAAATTTTTCTTGTTTCAAAGATCCCGTTTATACAATTCTGTGGATCAAATCTATATGGGATGGGAACGAAAGAGAGGCAAACTTGTTGAATTCGTTGATCTTCTTTCTGGGAAAGGTGATACCAGTTTTACAAACATCCTAGGAGAAACATCTATTCTGCCAAGTATTCGCTACGTATTTACCATTGACCATGATACCCAACTTCCTATTGGTGTCGTGAGCCGCCTAGCGGGAACCATTCATTTCCCATACAACCGCCCGCGACTGAATGACACTGAAACACGCGTAATTGAAGGATTCGGGGTGCTGCAGCCACGCATCAGTGCTAGTTTTGAATCCACGCAAAAATCGCGATTTGCTGCACTTTGGGCTGGAAATCCAGGAATAGATCCATATGCTTTTGCCGTTTCAAATGCCTATCAGGATTTATTAGGCCATGGTATTTTTGTTGGGAAAGGAATCTTTGATGTAGAGACCTTTCGGAAAACCCTAGCAAATCGCATTCCGAATCAATCTGTTCTGAGTCATGATTTACTTGAGGGTGGTTTTCTCCGGACAGGACTTGCTTCTGATATTGAAGTGGTCGAGTCACAGCCAAGCACATTTGTTGCTTCCGAGCAACGTTCCCATCGCTGGGTTCGCGGTGACTGGCAGCTTCTTAACTGGTTGGGGATGAACTGCAAAGATCGTTATGGTGATAGAAGAAGAGTAGACTTATGCATTTGGACTCGTTGGCAAATCATAGATAATTTACGGCGAAGTCTGCTAGCACCAGCCTATTTGATCGTGGCCATACTTGGGCTTTCAATTTTACCTGGGAGAAGTTGGGTATGGGAATCCATCATGTTAGCAACAATTTATTTCCCGTTTTTACGTACTCTTGCTTCAGCCATCATGAAGATGAGATTCAACCGTTCCATAGGTGTCAGCTGTTTACAATGTACGGTACAATTGCTGACACTGCCATTTCAGGCTGTACTTTGTTTAGATGCTATTTTACGAACACTTTACCGGATGTTTATCAGCAGGCGGAATCTGCTTGAGTGGGTTCCGTCTGCCCAAACGGAGCGCGCTGCCTCAAAAGGCCGTGTTTTCATGTTTGAGTCTGCCGGTTACATTGTTATACTCCTGTTTGCAGTCCTTGCATGGGTTTCAGGTCCGGCTATTAATCGGATGACAGGCATTGCTGTTCTTCTGATTTGGATGTTGGCACGTTTTGTTATTCAACATTTGAATCAGCCGCAAAAAGAGGATCAACGCCAATGGCTGAATGTTTCTCATAAGGAACTTAAGGAATTAGCGTTACAAATTTGGTCATTTTATGATCAATATGTAACAAAGGAGGAATCATGGCTTCCACCTGATAACGTTCAATACCATCCGCAAGAGATTATTGCCCATCGTACATCACCTACCAACATTGGTTTATACTTAGCATGTGTTGTCTCTGCGCGTGATCTTGAGTTCATTGATACAACAGTGATGTTAGATCGGATTGAAAGTTCACTAATGACACTTGCAAGGATGGAGAAGTGGAATGGACATTTATTAAATTGGTATGATACACAATCAGCTGAACCCCTATTTCCTAAATATGTTTCAACCGTTGATTCCGGTAACTTTGTTGCCTATTTGATGGTTGTACGTCAAGGCTTAGTTGAATGGGGGAAAAAGGAGCCTGAATTCCAGTCACGAATGGAGCCTATTTTGGAGGAGATCGACAAGCTGGTAGAAGAAACTAACTTTAACTCGCTTTATAATCCGGATGAAGGTTTGTTCTCATTGGGTTATCATATAGACACTAACCAAAAGGATTCCATTCTCTACGATTTGTTGGCCTCTGAAGCAAGGCAGGCTAGTTTTGTAGGGATCGCTCTCGGGCAAATTCCGGCATCACATTGGTTTTCTTTGGGACGGACGATGACTGTTTCAGGGAGACACAAGACTTTGTTATCATGGTCGGGTACCATGTTCGAATATTTAATGCCAGGTTTGCTTATGCGGACATATCGTAACACGATATGGGACTCTACTTATCGTGGAGTTGTCCGCAGTCAGCAAAAGTATGCAGCCGAGTGCCAAGTGCCTTTTGGAATATCAGAGAGCGGCTATTATGCTTTCGATTATCAGCTGAACTATCAGTATCGCGCTTTTGGTGTTCCAGGGCTGGCGCTTGATCGAGGTCTGGAACATAACCTGGTAGCAGCACCTTATGCAACCATTATGGCCCTCCCTTATGCAGGTGAAGCGGGTATTGCCGCCTTGAAAAAGTTTACAGACTTCCAAGCAAAAGGACAGTTTGGATATTATGAGGCGGTTGATTTCACTTCCCAAAGGCTGACGAAAGGCCGGCGGTATGAAGTCGTGCAAAGCTATATGGCCCACCATCAAGGGATGAGTATGCTGACTCTCTGCAATTTATTGACTGATGATCTATTAGTCGAACGATTCCATTCCAATCCATGTGTTCGGGCGGCCGATTTGCTTTTACAAGAGAGATTGCCTAGAAAAGCTGCCATGATTGAGGAGCCAATTGGCTCTCAAGCAAAGTTCACTTCTTTTGAAGAGCATTTTGATAATTTGGAACGGACATTTACGGAACCAACCATTGTCCCGGAAGTAAATGTACTTTCAAATGGCCGGATGACAAGCATAAACACAAACAATGGAACGGGCATGCTCACGTGGAATGGAATGGCTGTAAGCAGATGGCGAGAAGATCCTGTTGTTGATACGTCAGGGATGATGATTTATATTCATGAATTCCCTTCAGAAGAGACATGGAGCCTATCCGGGTTTTCTTACCAGTCCCATAAGGATACGAAAACAGTATTCCGCCTTGATAAATCCATTTATGAAGGGGGATACCGAGATATTACTTCTAAGCTGGAAATAACAGTTCCTCCTGATGTTGACGCGGAAATACGCCGTGTCCAGCTGGTGAATAACAGTACCGAAGAACGAGTGCTGGAAGTGACTACATTTCTGGAGTTGGCAATGGCAAGTCCATCTGCAGTGAATGCACATCCAGCATTTAACAAATTATTTATTGAAACGAGCCATGATGCTGCATCACAATGCTTATTGGCAAAAAGGCGCCCAAGAGATGAAGACGAGCATGAATCATGGGCCGTTCATACGATATACGTTGATAACCATCAAACAGATGATTATGAATTCGAAACAGATCGTGCCCAATTTATTGGGCGAGGGTTTTCGCTTAAGGAACCGAATGCCATATTTTCTCGTCTAAGCGGACATGTTGGTTCTGTGGTGGATCCAGCATTTGTGATGAGACGAAGAATACATTTAGCACCGCGGGAAACGGCCACCTTCTATATTGTCACAGGTGTTGCTGAAAACCGTGAAAAGGCCTTGAACATTGTACAACAGTTATGTGAGCCGAAGCAGGCAGATCGCTCTTTCCATTTGGCTTTAGTTCGTTCACAGATTGACCTAAGGCATCTGCACTTAACACCGGAACAGGCGTCGGCCGCTCTTTTAATGGCAGGAAGGCTCCTTTTCACCCCGCCGCTTTCTTCATTAAGGCAGGAGGCAATTGTACAAAATACTCTGGGTCAATCTGCCCTATGGTCACATGGGATAAGCGGCGACGTTCCGATCGCCGTTGCCGTTATTCGTTATTTAGCTGATTTGCCATTCGTGAGTTTATTAGCTCGACAGCATCAGTATCTGTGTAAGCTAGGATTGGAAATAGACTTGGTCATACTAGATGATACGGTTGGCGGTTATCAAGACCAACTCATGAATCGTTTAAGGGATTCCCTGGCGTCACGTGGTATATGGGAAATGAAACGAATCATTGGTTTAAAATCGTCACAGCTAGATGAGAACGTTCGTACACTTCTTAAAGCAGTGGGACGAGTTTGGTTGAAAGCGGGAGGTCCAAGCTTGAGGGCCCAATTGCGCTTGGACGAAATTCCAGTAAATCCGGCAAGGCTCGATTATGCTGCATCCCATAAAAAGATACGAAAACAAAAAGCTCTCACGTCGGAACCTGTGGGAGAATTTTCGAATGGTTGGGGTGGCTTCGTCGAAGATGGCCAAGCATATCAGATTTACGTTCAAAATGGATCCTATCTGCCTCGACCTTGGAGCAATATCCTTGCGAATCCACGATTCGGTTGTTTAATCACCGATTTTGGCACCGGTTATAGCTGGTGGCACAACTCACGTGAGTGTAAGCTAACTCCTTGGACGAATGATCCGGTCCTTGATGAACCAGGTGAGTGCCTCTACCTGCGTGATTTGAGTAATGGTCATGTCTGGTCAGCTACTCCAAAACCGGCAGGCGATGAATGGACGTATAAAGTTACTCATGGTAAAGGATTCAGTCGTTTTGAACAACTTGATGGAGAGATTGCCCATACCATGGAAACGGTCGTACCATTGGATGATACTTTAAAATTGATCCAATTGAAGCTAAGTAATAAAAGTAGTGTACCAAAGCAAATTTCTCTTACTTATTACGCTGAATGGGTAATGGGAGTTACACGTGAAGCACAAGCTCCTTACATTGTCACAGAGTGGGACCAAGATTATGAAGTATTGCTGGCCAGGAATGCCTTTCAGGAAACTTTTCGTGATGCGATCAGCTTTCTGCATATTCTTGCACCTGGAAATTCAGCGGATCAGTCGTTTTCCTGGACGGGAGACCGTGAGGAGTTTATCGGACAAGGGGGATCATTGGCGTATCCTCGAGCTCTAATGGAGAATAATTTGTCAAAACGGACAGGTGCATTTTCCAATACTTGCGGGGCCCTTCAAACTGAAGTGGAAATACCACCGGAAAATGAAGTGACGATCACGATTTTACTTGGGTGTGCAGCTTCCAAAGACGAGGTTGTTTCATTAATTGGGAAATATGGTTTGCCATCCTCCTTCCAGGATACGCTGACAAGTGTAGAAAATTATTGGCAGAATCTCCTTGGTCAGGTTCAGATCAAAACACCGGATCGGTCAATGGATCTGATGATGAACGGATGGCTTCTATATCAAACACTTGCTTGCCGTTTACGGGCTCGAACCGCTTTTTATCAAGCTGGAGGAGCATTTGGATTCCGTGATCAGCTCCAGGACTCCCTTGCGTTTTTACATGCAGACCCTTCGATCACCAGGAAGCAAATACTTATAAACGCTGGACATCAATATAAGGAAGGGGATGTCCAACATTGGTGGCATGAAGAAACACACAAAGGAATTCGTACAAAATTTTCAGATGATCTACTTTGGCTTCCCTATACAGTATCCCGATATTTGGAACAAACAGGTGATGTTGAAATTCTAGACGAGATGGTTCCATTTTTGAAAAGCGAAGTACTAAAAGAGGAAGAATTGGAGCGTTATGAAGATACCGTCGTGTCTGACGAGAAAGGCACACTTTTAGAACATTGCCTTCGAGGTATACGCCATTCATTGAAATTTGGAGAACACGGAATCCCGCTGATGGGAATTGGCGACTGGAACGACGGGATGAGCCGGATCGGTGCAAAAGGACGCGGCGAGAGTGTATGGTTGGGATGGTTCCTCTTGGATATTCTTAAGCGGTTTACAGGGTTAAGAGAAGGGATTGTTCCTCCTGAAGTAGTGGAAGAGTTTAGTAAAACGGCGCAGAAATTAGAGCAGAATCTTAATCATTATGCCTGGGACGGCTCCTGGTTTCGCCGAGCCTTCACGGATTCCGGTGAGTGGATTGGGACGAATAAGCATAGTGAATGCCGAATTGATGCGATTGCCCAATCGTGGGCTGTCATCTCGGAAGGAACATCAGCCGACCGGGAGTCGCGGGCTATGGCCTCATTTGACCGTGAACTAGTCGACCGAAATTTAAACCTGGCAAAGTTATTAACAAAACCATTCAATGAAACAAGACCGAGCCCCGGGTACATCCAAGGGTATCCACCTGGAATTCGGGAGAATGGCGGGCAATATACACACGGAGTGATATGGGGAATCGTTGCTTGGGCAATGTTAGACCGTCGTGACAAAGCTTTTGAGTTATTTTCCATGCTAAATCCTATCACACATACACTCACATTCCGTGACGTGAAAATATATGAAAACGAACCATACGTGATGTCAGCCGATATCTATACAGCACATCCATATCAAGGACGTGGCGGGTGGTCGTGGTATACAGGAGCTGCCGGCTGGATGTACCAGGCTGGGTTGGAGTATATACTCGGAGTCAAGCTTCAAGGAGATCAACTTTCTATTCGACCATGTGTCCCGTCTGATTGGAATACGTTCAGCATCGACTATAGATATGGTAAAACAATATATTCCATTCAAGTCTACTGTCAACAGGATCACGAGGTTCCAGTTAAATGGATTGTTGATGGAAAGGCCGCCGGTGATGAAGCTCACCTGAAACTTGTAGATGACGGCCATAATCATCAAGTAGAAGTTTATCTTGGTTTGCAGCGTTCCAGCACTGCTGGATAA
- the gltD gene encoding glutamate synthase small subunit, which produces MGKPTGFMEYAREKVGERQPRTRLNDWKEYTAPFSDEKLSIQGARCMDCATPFCHIGMEIQGATSGCPIHNLIPEWNDLVYRGRWKEALDRLMKTNNFPEFTGRVCPAPCEGSCTLAISDPAVTIKNIEQAIIDKGFENGWIKPRIPAARTDKKVAIIGSGPAGLAAADQLNQAGHSVTIFERADRPGGLLMYGIPNMKLEKEVVERRIRLLAQEGIDFVTNTEIGKDITAVELQAQFDAVILCTGAQKQRDLVMEGREAKGIHMAMDYLTLATKSLLDSNFDDDQFINAEGKDVIVIGGGDTGADCVATALRQNCNSVIQFGKHPQLPIERSADNIWPAYPNVFTVDYAYKEAEAQFGEDPRQYSIQTKKIVSDENGNLKELHTIQMEKLRDEEGRFYFKEIPGTEKVWPAQLVFIAIGFEGTDQPLLSQFGVKAVNQKVEAVYGDFKTDIEGVFAAGDARRGQSLIVWAINEGREVAVQVDKFLKV; this is translated from the coding sequence ATGGGGAAACCAACAGGATTTATGGAATATGCTCGCGAAAAAGTCGGTGAAAGACAGCCTCGAACACGCCTAAACGACTGGAAAGAGTATACAGCTCCTTTCTCTGATGAAAAATTAAGCATACAGGGGGCGCGGTGCATGGATTGCGCCACTCCCTTCTGCCATATCGGAATGGAAATTCAAGGAGCAACATCAGGCTGTCCCATACACAACCTGATTCCAGAGTGGAATGATTTGGTCTACCGTGGCCGCTGGAAAGAGGCACTTGATCGGTTAATGAAAACAAATAATTTCCCTGAATTTACGGGAAGAGTTTGTCCTGCGCCTTGTGAAGGTTCATGTACGCTGGCGATTTCCGACCCAGCAGTAACCATCAAGAATATTGAGCAAGCGATCATTGATAAAGGGTTTGAAAATGGATGGATTAAACCAAGGATTCCTGCTGCACGGACCGATAAGAAAGTGGCTATAATCGGCTCTGGTCCTGCTGGATTGGCGGCTGCTGATCAGCTAAACCAAGCGGGTCATTCGGTTACCATTTTTGAACGTGCCGATCGGCCTGGCGGTTTGTTGATGTACGGAATTCCGAATATGAAACTCGAAAAAGAGGTAGTAGAACGTCGAATTCGTCTATTGGCACAGGAAGGAATCGACTTTGTCACCAATACAGAAATCGGTAAGGACATTACGGCTGTAGAACTTCAAGCACAGTTTGATGCAGTGATCCTATGTACAGGAGCGCAAAAGCAGCGCGATTTAGTAATGGAAGGCCGTGAAGCAAAAGGGATTCACATGGCAATGGATTATTTAACCTTAGCAACGAAAAGTCTTCTGGATTCCAATTTTGATGATGACCAATTTATCAATGCAGAAGGCAAAGACGTCATCGTCATTGGCGGCGGGGATACGGGTGCCGACTGTGTGGCAACGGCACTTCGTCAAAATTGCAATAGTGTCATTCAGTTCGGCAAGCACCCGCAATTACCGATAGAACGTAGTGCTGATAATATATGGCCAGCTTATCCGAACGTATTTACTGTGGATTATGCGTATAAGGAAGCTGAAGCCCAGTTCGGAGAAGATCCGCGTCAATATTCCATTCAAACGAAAAAAATCGTTTCCGATGAAAATGGGAACCTGAAAGAACTGCACACGATCCAAATGGAGAAACTGAGAGACGAAGAAGGCCGTTTTTATTTTAAAGAAATTCCTGGAACAGAAAAAGTATGGCCAGCCCAACTTGTATTTATTGCGATTGGCTTTGAGGGAACAGATCAACCACTGTTAAGCCAATTTGGTGTAAAAGCAGTAAACCAAAAAGTTGAAGCTGTATATGGTGATTTCAAAACCGATATTGAAGGAGTTTTCGCAGCAGGTGATGCCAGAAGAGGTCAAAGTCTTATCGTTTGGGCGATCAACGAAGGCCGCGAAGTCGCAGTGCAAGTAGACAAATTCCTAAAAGTGTAA